A genome region from Gossypium hirsutum isolate 1008001.06 chromosome A04, Gossypium_hirsutum_v2.1, whole genome shotgun sequence includes the following:
- the LOC107948585 gene encoding GDSL esterase/lipase CPRD49, whose protein sequence is MIGPGRPLFVLFGSSIVQFSYSNEGWGAILAHAYARKADIILRGYAGWNSRRALEVLDKVFPKDAAVQPSLVIVYFGGNDSIKPHASGLGPHVPLPEYVENMKKIAMHLKGLSENTHVMFLSTPPVNEEQILETIGIRGRTNEGSLIYSEACLKLCQEVDIKCIDLWTAIQQRDDWKTVCFKDGIHLSSEGSKIVSEEILKALAEEPSLCWRSLPTEFDEDSVNDPVGEDGKNINISNL, encoded by the exons ATGATTGGTCCAGGCAGACCTCTCTTCGTCCTCTTTGGATCTTCCATCGTTCAGTTTAGTTACAGCAACGAAGGTTGGGGTGCAATTCTTGCTCATGCATATGCTCGCAAG GCAGACATAATACTGCGAGGATACGCAGGGTGGAACTCGAGGCGTGCTTTGGAAGTTCTAGATAAAGTTTTCCCCAAG GATGCTGCTGTACAACCTTCATTAGTGATAGTTTATTTTGGTGGCAATGACTCAATTAAACCCCACGCATCTGGCCTTGGTCCCCATGTACCTCTTCCAGAATATGTTGAGAACATGAAGAAGATTGCTATGCATCTCAAG GGCCTATCGGAGAACACTCATGTAATGTTCCTTAGCACTCCACCAGTGAATGAGGAACAAATACTAGAAACCATTGGTATACGCGGTCGAACCAATGAAGGTAGCCTGATTTATTCCGAAGCTTGTTTAAAACTATGCCAAGAAGTGGATATAAAATGTATTGATCTTTGGACTGCAATCCAGCAAAGAGATGACTGGAAGACAGTTTGCTTTAA GGATGGCATCCATCTATCCTCCGAGGGAAGCAAGATAGTGAGTGAAGAAATATTGAAAGCCCTGGCAGAGGAACCAAGTTTATGCTGGAGATCATTGCCGACTGAATTTGATGAAGATTCAGTCAATGATCCTGTCGGTGAAGATGGGAAGAACATTAACATTTCAAACCTGTAG